Proteins co-encoded in one Zalophus californianus isolate mZalCal1 chromosome 9, mZalCal1.pri.v2, whole genome shotgun sequence genomic window:
- the POLDIP3 gene encoding polymerase delta-interacting protein 3 isoform X1: MADISLDELIRKRGAATKGRLNARPGVGGVRSRVGIQQSLLSQPARTATFQQRFDARQKIGLSDARLKLGVKDAREKLLQKDARFRIKGKVQDAREMLNSRKQQSTAPPKPRQVADAREKISLKRNSPATFLSPPIGTVTPALKLTKTIQVPQQKVMAPLHTHPAGMRINVVNNHPAKQNLYDLEDDDDSVAPIPSKQMKFAASGGFLHHVAGLSSSKFSVSKALPLTKVVQNDAYTAPALPSSVRTKALTSMSRTLVNKEEPPKELPPAEPVLSPLEGTKMTVNNLHPRVTEEDIVELFCVCGALKRARLVHPGVAEVVFVKKDDAITAYKKYNNRCLDGQPMKCNLHMNGNVITSDQPILLRLSDSPSVKKETELPRRVNSTASSNPPAEVDPDTILKALFKSSGASVTTQPTEFKIKL, from the exons ATGGCGGACATCTCCCTGGACGAGCTCATCCGGAAGCGCGGGGCTGCGACGAAGGGGCG TCTCAATGCCAGACCAGGAGTCGGAGGTGTTCGATCTCGTGTTGGGATCCAGCAGAGCCTCCTCAGCCAGCCAGCCCGCACTGCCACCTTCCAGCAGAGATTTGATGCCCGGCAGAAGATTGGCCTCTCGGACGCCCGGCTCAAGCTGGGAGTCAAGGATGCCCGGGAAAAGCTTTTGCAAAAAGATGCTCGGTTCCGGATCAAAGGGAAAGTGCAGGATGCCAGAGAGATGCTGAACTCGCGCAAGCAGCAGAGCACGGCGCCCCCGAAGCCCCGCCAGGTGGCCGATGCCCGCGAGAAGATCAGCTTGAAGCGGAATTCCCCAGCCACCTTCCTGAGCCCACCCATCGGGACAGTGACCCCTGCCCTGAAGCTCACCAAAACCATCCAG GTTCCCCAGCAGAAGGTCATGGCACCGCTGCACACCCATCCTGCTGGAATGAGGATCAACGTTGTCAATAACCACCCGGCCAAGCAG aatttaTATGATTTGGAAGATGATGATGACTCTGTAGCTCCCATTCCTAGTAAACAGATGAAATTTGCAGCCTCGGGTGGCTTTCTCCACCACGTG GCCGGACTGAGCAGTTCCAAGTTCTCTGTGTCTAAGGCCCTCCCTCTCACCAAAGTGGTTCAGAATGATGCATACAcagctcctgccctcccctcctctgttcGAACAAAAGCCTTGACCAGCATGTCTCGGACACTAGTGAACAAGGAGGAGCCCCCGAAAGAGCTCCCACCTGCTGAG CCTGTCCTCAGCCCTTTGGAAGGCACCAAGATGACCGTGAACAATCTGCACCCTCGAGTCACTGAGGAAGACATTGTG GagcttttctgtgtgtgtggagCCCTTAAAAGGGCTCGGCTGGTCCATCCTGGGGTAGCAGAGGTGGTCTTTGTGAAGAAGGACGATGCCATTACTGCATATAAGAAGTATAACAACAGGTGTTTGGACG GGCAGCCCATGAAGTGCAACCTTCACATGAACGGGAACGTTATCACCTCAGACCAGCCCATCCTGCT ACGGCTGAGTGACAGCCCCTCAGTGAAGAAGGAGACTGAGCTGCCTCGCAGGGTGAATTCTACCGCCTCATCCAACCCTCCTGCCGAAGTGGACCCTGACACCATCCTGAAAGCGCTCTTCAAGTCTTCAGGGGCCTCTGTGACTACACAGCCCACAGAATTCAAAATCAAACTTTga
- the POLDIP3 gene encoding polymerase delta-interacting protein 3 isoform X2, producing the protein MADISLDELIRKRGAATKGRLNARPGVGGVRSRVGIQQSLLSQPARTATFQQRFDARQKIGLSDARLKLGVKDAREKLLQKDARFRIKGKVQDAREMLNSRKQQSTAPPKPRQVADAREKISLKRNSPATFLSPPIGTVTPALKLTKTIQVPQQKVMAPLHTHPAGMRINVVNNHPAKQNLYDLEDDDDSVAPIPSKQMKFAASGGFLHHVPVLSPLEGTKMTVNNLHPRVTEEDIVELFCVCGALKRARLVHPGVAEVVFVKKDDAITAYKKYNNRCLDGQPMKCNLHMNGNVITSDQPILLRLSDSPSVKKETELPRRVNSTASSNPPAEVDPDTILKALFKSSGASVTTQPTEFKIKL; encoded by the exons ATGGCGGACATCTCCCTGGACGAGCTCATCCGGAAGCGCGGGGCTGCGACGAAGGGGCG TCTCAATGCCAGACCAGGAGTCGGAGGTGTTCGATCTCGTGTTGGGATCCAGCAGAGCCTCCTCAGCCAGCCAGCCCGCACTGCCACCTTCCAGCAGAGATTTGATGCCCGGCAGAAGATTGGCCTCTCGGACGCCCGGCTCAAGCTGGGAGTCAAGGATGCCCGGGAAAAGCTTTTGCAAAAAGATGCTCGGTTCCGGATCAAAGGGAAAGTGCAGGATGCCAGAGAGATGCTGAACTCGCGCAAGCAGCAGAGCACGGCGCCCCCGAAGCCCCGCCAGGTGGCCGATGCCCGCGAGAAGATCAGCTTGAAGCGGAATTCCCCAGCCACCTTCCTGAGCCCACCCATCGGGACAGTGACCCCTGCCCTGAAGCTCACCAAAACCATCCAG GTTCCCCAGCAGAAGGTCATGGCACCGCTGCACACCCATCCTGCTGGAATGAGGATCAACGTTGTCAATAACCACCCGGCCAAGCAG aatttaTATGATTTGGAAGATGATGATGACTCTGTAGCTCCCATTCCTAGTAAACAGATGAAATTTGCAGCCTCGGGTGGCTTTCTCCACCACGTG CCTGTCCTCAGCCCTTTGGAAGGCACCAAGATGACCGTGAACAATCTGCACCCTCGAGTCACTGAGGAAGACATTGTG GagcttttctgtgtgtgtggagCCCTTAAAAGGGCTCGGCTGGTCCATCCTGGGGTAGCAGAGGTGGTCTTTGTGAAGAAGGACGATGCCATTACTGCATATAAGAAGTATAACAACAGGTGTTTGGACG GGCAGCCCATGAAGTGCAACCTTCACATGAACGGGAACGTTATCACCTCAGACCAGCCCATCCTGCT ACGGCTGAGTGACAGCCCCTCAGTGAAGAAGGAGACTGAGCTGCCTCGCAGGGTGAATTCTACCGCCTCATCCAACCCTCCTGCCGAAGTGGACCCTGACACCATCCTGAAAGCGCTCTTCAAGTCTTCAGGGGCCTCTGTGACTACACAGCCCACAGAATTCAAAATCAAACTTTga